Below is a window of Bacillota bacterium DNA.
CGCCACGGACATTCGCGCGGCATCAACTCTTGCGGAGCTCGATGAGGTGAGGGTGAGGTATCTGGGTAAGAAGGGCCGGATCACGACAGCCCTCCGGAGCTTGGGCTCCTGCCCGCCTGAAGAACGTCCGACGCTGGGAAGGCTTCTCAACGAGGCGCGCGAATCGGTGGAGGCCATGCTAGTCCGTCGCAGAGACGAGGTGGCCGCCCGTGAGAAAGCCGAGATCCTCGAGGCTGAGAGGCTCGATATCACTCTGCCCGGAACGAGACCGGCTGTGGGGGCGAGGCATCCCATAAAGATGGTCTACGAAGAGCTGGAGGAGATCTTCGGGCGCATGGGCTTCGAGGTGGCTGAGGGCCCCGACGTTGAACTGGATTATTACAATTTCGAGGCCTTGAATGTTCCAAAGAACCACCCGTCCCGGGACATTCAGGATACGTTCTACATCTCCGAAGACGTGGTGCTTCGGACCCACACTACGTGCGTGGATGTGCGGGTCATGGCAGGCCGCAAGCCCCCGATCCGGGCGATCATACCTGGCAAGGTTTATAGGTCAGACGCGTCAGACCCGTCGCACCTGCCGGTGTTCCACCAGCTTGACGGGTTTGCGGTTGACGAGGGCATCACGTTCGGTGATCTCAAGGGCACGCTCACGAGGTTTGCCCGCGAGTTCTTCGGCCCCGGCACGAGAGTCCGGTTTCGCCCGAGCTATTTTCCGTTTACAGAGCCCAGC
It encodes the following:
- the pheS gene encoding phenylalanine--tRNA ligase subunit alpha produces the protein MREEIENVISEAATDIRAASTLAELDEVRVRYLGKKGRITTALRSLGSCPPEERPTLGRLLNEARESVEAMLVRRRDEVAAREKAEILEAERLDITLPGTRPAVGARHPIKMVYEELEEIFGRMGFEVAEGPDVELDYYNFEALNVPKNHPSRDIQDTFYISEDVVLRTHTTCVDVRVMAGRKPPIRAIIPGKVYRSDASDPSHLPVFHQLDGFAVDEGITFGDLKGTLTRFAREFFGPGTRVRFRPSYFPFTEPSAEMDVSCVICGGSGCRVCKNTGWLEILGSGLFHPKVLEAVGYDPEKVSGLAFGMGADRIAMLKYGIDDIRLLAENDMRFNRQFRDLIYASTEG